GGTGGTCGGTGAGGCGGGTGACGGCGCCGAGGCCGCGGCGATGGCGCTCGAACTGCGGCCGCACGTCGTGCTGATGGACGTCCGGATGCCCGGCGTCGACGGCGTCGACGCGACCCGCCGCATATGCGCCCGCGACGACGCCGGCCGGACCCGGGTGCTGATCCTGACGACCTTCGACCTCGACGAGTACGTCTACGCCGCGCTCCAGGCAGGCGCGAGCGGTTTCCTGCTCAAGGACACGCTCGCGTCCGACCTGCTCTCGGCCATCCGCATGGTGGCGCGCGGCGACGCGGTCGTGGCGCCGAGCGTGACCCGCCGGCTTCTCGAACGATACGTCGGCACCGCGTCCGCACCGGCCACCTCCACCGCCGACCTGAACGTCCTGACCGAACGCGAACGCGAGGTGCTGGGGCTCATCGCCCGCGGCCTGTCGAACGCCGAGATCGCCGGCCGCCTCTACCTGTCCGAGGGAACCGTCAAGACGCACGTCAGCCGGGTGCTGTCCAAGCTCGGCCTGCGCGATCGGGTACAGGCCGTCGTTCACGCCTACGAATGCGGTCTGGTGCGTGCCGGAACCGCCGAATAGCCGAGGCGCCGGAGGCGGCGGGTGAGCTCCGCGGGGGGGTGAGCCCGGCGGGGATCCGGCCTCGGTCGCCTTCCGGACCACGGTCGCCTTCCGGACCACGGTCGCCTTCCGGACCACGGTCGCCTTCCGGACCGCGGTCGGCGACGGCCGCCGGAGCGAGCGGCACGGCCGGCACGGTGAGCGGCAGGAACGGCACTGTGGGAGATCGCCGTCGGGTGTGGCCGACAGGCATGGGTCGCCCGTGCGCGTCAGAGGGATCAGAGGGACTGGCGGGCCAGCCAGGCCAGCGAGGCGTCGGCGATCTCCCGCCAGCCGTGGTCGATGGTGAGGGAGTGCGCCCGGTCGGGGAACTCCTGGAAGTCGGTGACCGCGCCGGAGTGCCGGTACTGCTTGAGCGTGGCCCGAGTGACCGCCTCGGGCACGGTGTGGTCCTGACCGCCGGTGATCAGCAGAAGCGGCCCCCGGGACTCGTTCTCGGTGGCGACCTTGGCCGGGGAGTGCGGGTTGAAGTTCGCCGCGGCGGCCTCGAACAACGGCTTGCCCGGGGCGGGGATCGCCCAGCGCCGGTACAGCTCGGCCGACTCCTCGGCGGGGACGGCGTTGCCGAAGGCGTACCTGAACTGCTCCTCGGTCAGCGAGACGGCCCGGTTGCGGTTGGCGGGGTTCCTGAACACCGGCAGAGCGGAGCGCAGCGCCGTCAGCGGCACCGGCAGGACGCCCTTTATCTGCGCCGCGTCGATGGCGACGGCCGCGACGGCGAGGTCCATGCCGAGGAGCTTCTGGGCGATCATGCCGCCGAACGAGTGGCCGATCAGGATCGGCCGCTCGCTCAGGCCCGCGATGATCTTCGCGTAGTGCTCGACGACGTCGTCGATCCCGTGGCCGGCGATCCGGTCGGGGTCGGCGCGCGACTCCTCGACCGTGGCGCCGTCGCCTGGCCAGCCAGGCGCGAGAGGGGCGTAACCGGCGTCGAGGAACACCTCGGACCAAGCTGTCCAGGACGTGGCGTGCAGCCACAGGCCGTGGATGAAGACGACGGGTGTCGGTGCGCTCATGGGGATCTCCTCGGAGTCATCCGGTCGGTGATGGACCTGCAACGTACGACGGCCGGACCGGACCTCGCGTCCGTCATGTGACTGCGTCAGGCGTCCCGTCCGGTCGCGACAGCGCGGCTCTCACCTCGGACCTGGAGGTGATCCCGAGTTTGGGGAAGATCCGATACAGATGGGTGCCGATCGTGCGGTGGGACACGTACAGGCGCTGACTGATCTCCTTGTTCGTGAGCCCTTCCGCGACGAGCAGGGCGATCTGTAGCTCCTGCGGCGTGAGCCTGTCCGACGCCTCGCGCACGCGGGGTTCACCGCTCTCGCCGGAGGCACGCAGTTCCTGACGTGCCCGCTCGCCCCACGGCAGGGCCCCCAGGGTGTCGAAGATGTCCCGGGCGGCGCGCAGGGGCGGCCGGGAGTCGGCTACCCGATGGTGTCTGCGCAGCCACCGGCCGTAGGCCAGCTGCGCGCGGGCCCTGGCCAACGGGTGGTGGGACAGGTCCGCGGCCAGCGAGGCCACGTGCAGTGACTCCGCCCGGACGCCGTCGGCCAGCACGGCCCGCGCGTGCCGCAGGCCGATGTGCAGCGACGGCGAGGGGGTGAGCAACGCCGCCTCCTCCATCTCCGCGACGATGCCGCGCATCGAGACCTCCTGGCCACTGTGCGAGGCGGCCTCCGCGAGATCGGCCAGGGTGTGGCAGCGCAGCGCGAGCTGGTAGGCGGGATCGGCCGGATCATGCACTCGGCGCAGTTGGTCGTACGCCTCGGCGTACCTCCCGGCACCGAGCGCGGCGAGGCCGCGGGCGATCTGGACGGTGGCCAGGACCGGCCGGGCACCGACGGGAAGACCGACCCTTTCCGCCTCGCCCGCGAGGGAGTACGCGCGTTCCTCCTCCCCGCGCAGCGCCGCCACCTGGGCTTCGATCGCCCGTGCCATGCCGTACAGATAGGGCTGGGAGGTCTCCGTCGCGAGCTGGACCGCCTCCGCCGCGGCGGGGCCGGCGACCCGGAGATACCCGAGATGGGCGGCGCTCGAGGCCTGTGCCACGAGGGCGCGCGTCAGGAGCTGGAGCCTGCCCTCGGCGCGCAGGCCGTCCAGGGCGGCGGCGGAGAACCCCAGGCCGAGGTCCAGGGTGCCCACCAGCACCGAGGCACTGCCCACGAGCCGGGTCGACTCCGGGTCGGTACCCGCCTGGTCGGCCAGCAGCCGAAGGCCCGCGATGACACGGGCGCCGCGCTCGATGGGGGCCGCGTACCCGAGGATGGCCAGCAGGCGGGGATCGGCCGCGTCGACGGGGAGCGACTCGGCGACCTCGACGACCCGCCGCCGCGCCTGGCTCCCCGGCTCCGACCAGAAGCAGCGCAGTGCCCCGCTCCACAGGATCCGCACGGCCAGGTCGACGTCGCCACCGGCGGCGACCTGTTCGGCGAGCGAGGCCAGCGCGTGCGCGCCGACCCGGTCCTCTCGCATGCCGTCGTCGAAGTCGCCCCTGATCCACGCCGCGCGTGCCTTCTGCTGGGGCGACAGGGCCAGCGGCTCGGCTTCCGCCAGCAGCCGGGCGACGATGTCCCGCCGGCCGAGCTCGACGGCGAGGGCGGCGGCCGTCAGCAGCCGTTCGGCCCTGCGCCTCCGGTCCTGGCTCAGCTCCGCGCCCCGTTCCAGCGCGGCGACCG
This region of Streptosporangium sp. NBC_01495 genomic DNA includes:
- a CDS encoding response regulator transcription factor — its product is MIRVLIADDQALVRTGFRMILENAEDMRVVGEAGDGAEAAAMALELRPHVVLMDVRMPGVDGVDATRRICARDDAGRTRVLILTTFDLDEYVYAALQAGASGFLLKDTLASDLLSAIRMVARGDAVVAPSVTRRLLERYVGTASAPATSTADLNVLTEREREVLGLIARGLSNAEIAGRLYLSEGTVKTHVSRVLSKLGLRDRVQAVVHAYECGLVRAGTAE
- a CDS encoding alpha/beta hydrolase produces the protein MSAPTPVVFIHGLWLHATSWTAWSEVFLDAGYAPLAPGWPGDGATVEESRADPDRIAGHGIDDVVEHYAKIIAGLSERPILIGHSFGGMIAQKLLGMDLAVAAVAIDAAQIKGVLPVPLTALRSALPVFRNPANRNRAVSLTEEQFRYAFGNAVPAEESAELYRRWAIPAPGKPLFEAAAANFNPHSPAKVATENESRGPLLLITGGQDHTVPEAVTRATLKQYRHSGAVTDFQEFPDRAHSLTIDHGWREIADASLAWLARQSL
- a CDS encoding helix-turn-helix transcriptional regulator — encoded protein: MTSTRLFGRESQVDRVREAIEHIEERGAALIVRGEAGTGKTALLAEASAVATARGVRVLTIAGVESETRLPFAALQSLLHPVRSAFDRLPEPRRQALRVAFGMSDAAAPDPFLVAWATLNLLAEIAATTPVLVVVEDTHWIDRSSADVLAFVARRLDAEPVVMLAAVREESPSRLDGVGLPEVVLGPLTDDAATALLTACAPDLSREARRRLLKVAAGNPLALLELASLAPEHSRDLDRLPLTARLERAFASRLSDLPTHTRTLLLVVALNDGDTLAESFAAAALIIGEPVEAGALTPAIGARLLSVNGPGVRFRHPLMRSAVYQASGAADRRRAHAALADVLGESDDRAVWHRAAAASGPEETLAERLDARALRARRRGDVVAAVAALERGAELSQDRRRRAERLLTAAALAVELGRRDIVARLLAEAEPLALSPQQKARAAWIRGDFDDGMREDRVGAHALASLAEQVAAGGDVDLAVRILWSGALRCFWSEPGSQARRRVVEVAESLPVDAADPRLLAILGYAAPIERGARVIAGLRLLADQAGTDPESTRLVGSASVLVGTLDLGLGFSAAALDGLRAEGRLQLLTRALVAQASSAAHLGYLRVAGPAAAEAVQLATETSQPYLYGMARAIEAQVAALRGEEERAYSLAGEAERVGLPVGARPVLATVQIARGLAALGAGRYAEAYDQLRRVHDPADPAYQLALRCHTLADLAEAASHSGQEVSMRGIVAEMEEAALLTPSPSLHIGLRHARAVLADGVRAESLHVASLAADLSHHPLARARAQLAYGRWLRRHHRVADSRPPLRAARDIFDTLGALPWGERARQELRASGESGEPRVREASDRLTPQELQIALLVAEGLTNKEISQRLYVSHRTIGTHLYRIFPKLGITSRSEVRAALSRPDGTPDAVT